The genome window GCGGCGCGCGCCACGCTGGAAATGGTGCTGGCAGCGCATGGCCTGCAAGCCGGGCGCGACTACAAGGTGGCAGACACGCCGTTCGCGGCAGCATTGCCAGCGCTGCAGTCCGGCGGCGTGGACGCTGCCGCTCAGGTAATCGGGGTGCCTGCCACGCCCCTGCGCGACGCGCTCATTCCAGCGCAATTAAAGCTTCTGCCGTTGGACGCCGCCGTAATCAAAACGTTGACCACGGAGAATAGCGCGCTGATGCCGTTGGACATCGCCGCAGGCACCTATCCCAACCAGCCGGAGCGGGTTCCCACCGTCGGCATGGCCGCGCTGATGCTCACCACTACCGACCTGACTCGCGACGAGGCGCTATTGGTCGTGCGCGCTGTGTACCAGACTGGCCAGGACCTGCTGGCCGCCGGATCGGCCCAGGGCTCCCAAGTGTCGGTAGCCACAGCAAGACGGGGCCTGACCGTTCCACTGCATGACGGCGCGGAAGAAGGCATTGCCGGACTGGAACACGCCAAACCGCGCTAAGGCCGATTGCGCATGCAACGACGCTTTCAGGATCAGAAACTCACTGCCAATCCCACCGAGAATCCCGATACGTTCGTGCCAAACACATAGCGGCCTACCAGACGGGTACGCGTGATGATCATGTCATAGGCGCTGGAGTCCAACTCCAGACCCACGCCCACCGACGTCAGCCGGTCAAAACCCAGGATGCCGCGCTGGTCGCCCAGAAATTCCGAATGCGTCAGCTCCAGCACGTACCGCAGGGGACGTTGCAGCAGCATGGCCCCTGTTGGCGCACGGTAGCGCGCCCAGAGGTTCGCCGACTGCGCAGTGGCGCGCCCTTGCACCGCCGCCGAACTGTCAAAGCTCTTTAGCCGCATATCGGAATACCGCAGCTCCACGTCCACCTCGTAGCCGGGGCGGTAGTGTTCGTAATCCAGCATCAGCGAGCCGCCCAGGCCATAGGCGTTGAGCGATCCCTTGTCCAGGAAATCAATGTCTCTACCCGTCTGCTGGCCCACGTACCAACTGGCGGCCCGCAGGTCGCTCGTGACATTGCCCAAGGCAAAGTTGAAGATCGGACGCAGCTTCAATTCATCCGTCAGCTTGAAGTCCCATCCGATACCGCCGGTAGCGGATACGCTGTTCCACTTGGTGGGGATGGGCCGCTGTTCGGCGCCCTGAGTCGCGACGAACGTGGGGTCGTAGCGGCTGCCCGCCAGCACGCCTTCCAGATAGATAGGCACGGTTTTCGAGACCGTATCCCCGCCACCCAATTGCGTCATGTAAAAGTCGGTGGAGCTGGTAGTTGAGCCGCCGCCGGAGCCTATGCTCAACGAGCTGGTGGTGATGTCGGGAACGATGGAAAACGACATCAAGGCCAGCACGCCGTTGGCACGCTTTTGTAAATCGTCTTTCGTCAGGCGCAGGCCTTGGGCCAGCGGCGCAGAGGCCAGTCCGACCCCCAGGCAAGCCCCCAGCGCCCCGCTCATCCAGTACTTGACTGTGATCGACCGTGGCAACACGGCAACCATGCCCGCAAGCAGGAAGGAGTAGTTCATAGGACCACCGCGTATCCAAGCATCATTGGTCAGGGACGCCAGAAAAGCCAAACGGACGCTGCGAGCCTGCGGACAACGTCGTCGCACGCTTGATGAGAATACACGGAACATCTACGCGGATTCAATTTCCGCGTCGCGCCACCGCCACGGTGATCAGCACTTGGCCGCCAGATGCGCGCCTGAACCTATCGTTGAAATCGTGGCGCCTTGCCAAACCCCGATCGGGGTCAGTTGCTATTGATCCACTCCTGGGTATCCCGGATGAACCACGGAAGGTTCAACCGTTCCCCCTCGCCGGACTGTATGGTCAAACGCGGGTCCGAGGTGCCTGGAGTGCTTTTCGCCCCCTGCGTGGTGGCAGAGGGACGGCTCTTGTAGTCCATATCGGTTTGCCGGGGCGGCTTATCCGCGCAGGCGGTGATCGATGCGCACGCGACAGCGGCAAGCGCCGGCCGCAGTGCTAAACGAAGGGTCTTCATGTGTTCTGGTTCCCGCTGGCGGCACAGGCCGAAGTGCCGCGAAATCAAGGCCTCTGCTTCGTACCTTACTACGCAATACGCGGCCCTCGTCAGCGTCGCACACCCCGCTATTGCGGACGCATCGCCGACATGGCCTTCAACTGCGAGCAGGTCTTTTCCTTGTCGGCCGCGCTCAACGTACCCAGTTGACCCTTGGTCTTGGTGTACGACTGCGCGAACGTGGCGTCGAAGTCCTTGGTGTCCATGCCATGGGCGCTCGCCGCAGTCTTTTGCTGTTGCTTCATCTGCTCAAGCTGCGCGGTGGTGTAGGCATTGCAGTACTCAGCGGCGGCATGCATCTGACCACTCAGCGCGGCCATGTTCGGCATCTGGCCAGGCACGGCCTGCTGTGCAAAGGCAGCACCGCTGCTAAAGATCAGCGCGGCGGCCAAGAGGACAGCGTTTGGGTTGCGTACAACGATGGCGCATTTGTGCTTGAGTACAGGCAATTCGGTCTCCATTGCATTAGAAATAGCTGGTGCGCACGGCAGACGGCGGCGAACGCCACGCCGAAATAGCGGCGGCAATCGTGAACATGCCGGTTCGCTTGACATGCGCGGGCGGTTGGATAGCGGGGGAAATAATAGAGGAGCTGGCAGCCAATGTGCGGAGGCTGCAAGATGGGTTAAGCGCGTTCAGCGATTGCGTTCTTGAACGCAGCCGCTTGGCCCTACACCCATCCTGCTGATCTTGTGCTTAATGCCCTGTCGAGTCGCCTTGGCGGCTGGCTTCAAACAGGAACCACGTACGGCGTTCGGTTTCGTCGATCCAGTTTTCAATCAAACTGGAACTGGCGATATCGCGATGTTCGTCCGTGACGTTGTGTGCCTCTCGCAACGAGGCGGCCAGCACCTTGTTGTCTTCACGCAGTTCCGCCAGCATGTCCAACGGCTGCACGTAATCAGCGTCATTGTCCGAGATGCGCTGGGTGCGCGAGATATGCCCGATCGAGCGCAGCGTGGTGCCGCCGATCTTGCGGATGCGTTCCGCAATGGGGTCCGTCATGGCGAAGAGCTGATCGCCCTGCTCATCAAGCAGCAAGTGGTAATCGCGAAAATGCGGGCCGCTGACGTGCCAGTGGAAATTCTTGGTCTTCAGATACAGCGCGAAGACGTCGGCCAACAGTTGGTTCAGCGCCGCGGAGATGTCGCGCGTGGCCTCAGCGGCCAAGTCGGTGGGGGTAGCCAACGGCAGCTTGCGCCGCTCTTTCAGCGTCTTGGTGGTCTTCTCGTTAAGTTTCTTGGCCATGGCGATCCAGTAGAAGTTCAGAGAACTTCACATACTACTCCAACCATCCTGCCGGCTTGCTGATTTCCAGATGTAATCAAATTCCTGGCATCCAGACACTGTCAGGACCGAGTACGCGATAAACCGCCGCTAGCGCCGCGTGTCGCCAGAGCCTGCCGCTGCGCTAAAAACCGAACAGGGACCAGCGATTCTTGATGCAACGCATGGAGAGCCCATAAGCAGTGGTGACAAAACCCAAATCGGCTCTTTTTTCCGTGAAGTTCAGATCGTAGAAAGCGACATCTCCGAATGTGGTTCTACTCCAGTAGTAACCCACTTCGGGCGCATACGATCCGTCTGACCGTTGGGTCCAACCTCGTCCCGCTTCGTAACCTTCCCTGTAGCGGAACATGGCCATCGGCAGCCGCAGCTTGCTGAACGCATCGGCGGCATTAAGAATTTTCTCTGCTTCCCACTCGGCTTTCGTGGGGATACTGAAACCGGCCGGGCAAGGACTATTTTTAGCTTCCCAGCCGTCATCGCTCCACTTCACTTCTTTTTTGTCGAGAACGCCAGGCTTGAGGTTGATCGCATCGTCACCCCACACCGAAGTATCCCAGGGCTCAGGCGTGTCGATGGAATTTCCAGGATATGCCGTGGCGCTGTTCCATCGGTAGATGTTGCCAAACGAGGGGTCGTCCGTGATGTGTTTCGCGACGCGTTCAGCCCCCAGATTTCTGTCCATCCACACCCTTCCTGTTTCAGGACTTTTTATGGTGGGAATGTTTGCAAGCGCTGAGGCTATAGGCGCCACAAACAAAAAAATTGCCGCGCGCAAGAACCTGAATCCATTCATAGAGTGCCTCGGCCCGCGACAAGAAGCGCGGAACGGTAGTTGCTGAAATCTGGAAATGCCACCGCGGCCGGAATTACGGCCGCGGTGGCTCTTCGTGCTACCCGGATAGCCCAGACGCTCTTGACGCGGGTGGCGGGGAAGATTGTTCCAAATTTCGTGCTACAGATGAATGGGACACGTCCGAAACTTTCGTCAAGATCGCCTGCGGACAAGCAGGCTCGTCACCAACCCAGCATGCGCGGCAGCCAAAGCGTCACTTCGGGCACAAAGGTAATCAACATCAGAAACGCCAGTCCGGTGACCAGCCAAGGGAACGTCGCCTTGGTGACGTCCGTCAAGCCCAGTTTCGAGATACTTGAAGCAACGTACAGGTTGAGGCCCACCGGCGGCGTGCACAGGCCGATCTCCATGTTCACCACCATCATGATCCCGAAATGCACCGGATCGATGCCCAGCTTTGCAGCAACGGGAAACAGGATCGGCGCCATGATCAGCACCAGGCCAGACGGCTCCATCACCATGCCGATCACCAACAGCATGACGTTCACAAAAAGCAGGAACGCCACCACGCCCATGCCCTGCCCCACCATCCATTCCGCAATACTCTGCGGTATCTGTTCCGACGTCAGAATGAAGGCGAACATGACCGCATTCGTGATGATGTACAGCAGCATGGCGCTCATTGCCGCCGATTCAAGCAAGATCCGACGCACATCTCGCAGCTTGATATCTTTGTAGACAAAGACCGCAATGAAAAAGGCGTACACCGCGCTGACGGCCGCAGCCTCGGTTGGCGTGAAGATCCCGGAGTAGATGCCTCCCATCACGATCACAACCAGCATGAACCCCCACACAGAGTCTAAAAAGGCATGCCAGCGCTGTTTCCACGTTGCGCGCGGCAACCTCGGATAATCCAACCGCCAGGCACGGTACATGGTCGTCAATCCCAGCATCACCGCAAGAATCAGCCCCGGCACCACGCCTGCAATGAACAACTGGCCGATCGATGCCGACCCGACTCTTGCCCCGTCAGGCCCTTCCACCAGCATCCCGCTGGTTGCCACCGCGTACATCACCATCACGATCGACGGCGGCAACAGAATGCCAAGGCCGCCCGCGGTTGCGACAATGCCGGTTCCAAACTTGGATGGAAATCCTTGCTTGACCATGGCAGGCATGATGATCGAGCCAATTGCCGCGACCGTCGCGGGAGACGAACCCGAAATCGACGCGAATAATGCGCACGCCAAGACGGCCGCCAATCCCAGGCCGCCAGGAAGATGGCCCACCATCAGCGAGGCGAAATGGATCATTCGCTGCGCGACGCCGCCATGGGTCAAGAAGCTGCCGGCCAGGATGAAGAACGGAATCGCCATGATCTCGAACTTCTCAATACCCGTGAACAGCTTCAACGCAATACTGTCCATAGGCACGGATGTCATGGTGAAGAGAAAACTCATCACCGTCAGACCCAAAGCGATGGACACAGGCATGCCCGTCAGCAGCAGCACAATCAGCAATGCAAAAATCACGAACGCGCTCATGCTTTGTCTCCTGTGCTGGCCAGGCTGCTGTTGATTTGGTCACTGGCGGCACTGCCGTGCGTGTGATGCGGAAGGTCCTTGCCCTGCAGAAAATTCTTCAGCACTTGAAGGAACCGAAAGCACATCAGCGACGACCCCACGGGAACCGCCAGATAAACGATCCACATTTTTATTTCCAGATCTGCTGAAACCTGGCCGGTCAGGTAGATGTGATAGGTGAAATCGGCCCCAATCCACGCCACGATGCCGGTAAAGATTGCGCCAGACAGCAACGACACAATCACGAGACGCCTGCGGTTGGCTGGCGAGACAGCGTTGACCAGCACGTCCACGCCCACGTGTATGCCCAGGCGCACGCCGTATGCGGCGCCGAACTTCGCCATCCAGACAAACAGATAGATGCAGAGCTCCTGCGCCCACAGCAGATTGACGCCAACCAGCGTCCTGTACGTGGAGCGAGCCGCGCCACCCAAACCGGGATAGTCATTGCGCCGTGACCACGCCACCAGGTCTGCCAGAAGGCCGACGGAATACCGCTGCAATACCGTCACGAAAATAATGGCTACTGCAACGCTCATTAACAGCGAAATCAGATCTTCTTCGAGACGATTTAAGACTCGTGACAACATGGATGACCCTTAGGAAAGGACGGCAGGGACGGATGCTGGCACCCCGAATCAGGGTGAGCATCCGTCCACAGATTGGCTGGCCTGGCTGGCCGCGATTACTGGTTTCGGCCCAAGTCCCGATAGACGGCGTCCAGGGTGTCCTGGCCGATGCGTGGCGCCATTTGTTTGTGAACCTTGGCTAGCGCTTTCATCCACTCTCCGCGCTCTTGTGGCGTGAACTCATGGAACGTGATGCGCTTGGAATCGCGCATGGCTTGCATGGCGTCTTCATTGTCTTTCTGGGCGATCTCGTTGGCATAGGCCGTGGATTCAGCCATGGCCCGGTCAAGACCTGTGCGCACGTCCGCCGGCAATCCATCCCAGAACTTTTTATTCACGATGACGGCATAGCCGATGTAGCCATGGTTGGACACGGTGGCGTGCTTTTGCACCTCGTGGACCTTCTGCGTATAGATGTTGGACGGCGTATTCTCGGAGCCATCCACCACGCCCGTCTGCATCGCTTGATAGACCTCGGAGAACGCCATGACTTGCGGAATGGCTTCCAATGCCTTGAATTGAGACTCAAGCACCTTGGACGACTGAATGCGCATTTTCAAGCCCAGGAAATCGTCGATGCTGTGCATGGGGCTATTGGCCGTCATGATCTTGAAGCCGCTGTCCCAATACGCCAGACCCACAATACCCTTGGGCTCCAGCTTGGTAAAAAGCGCTTTGCCGACTTCGCCATTAGTGACCTTGCGCAGCTCGCTGGTGTCATTGAACAGGTAGGGCAAATCAAATACTTCGAACTCGCGCACGCCCAGCGGTCCGAATTTTGCCAATGAAGGCGCAAGCATCTGCACAGCGCCTAATTGCAGGGCTTCCAGCTCTTCCTTGTCTTTGTAGAGCTGCGAGTTGGGATAGATCTCGACCTTCACGCGGCCTGCCGTGTATTGCTCGGCCAGCGCCTTGAATTTCTCGGCTGCCCTGCCCTTGGGAGTGTCCGGCGCCACCACGTGGCTGAATTTGATCGTGATGGGTTGTTGCGCGTACGCGGCCCCTGCACAGAGCATTGACGCAGCGAGTCCTATGGACGCGAAAAATCTCATTGTCTTCTCCACTATTTTCGTTTGCCCAACTATCGGGGCAACTCTTGATCACGCTTTACTGCCGCGAAGTGTAGGATCGATAATTGAGGCTAGCTACTGTGGATATCCGAACGTCATGACCACTTTTGAGAGCCGATTGAAAGCATTGGCCCCTGTATCGGCGCGGTATCCGGGCATAGCCGCCTTGGCGCCGATCGCGGCCATCGTGCTGATCGTGCTGCTGTTGGGTTTGCTGTTGAACGTCATCACCACTGAACGTCGCAACCTCCTCAGCGAGAAGGCTCTGCGTGACACACTGTGGGTCGCGCAAACCTTGCAATTTCAGCTTTCCAGTCACGAAGACAACCTTCAACGCCTGGCGGCAGATCTGGGTGAAACGCAAGAGGCTGGTCTAGACGATATCTTCAAGCGCGCCAAACAACTCGTGCGCAACAACCCAGAGATCGTTCGTATCGTGTTGCGCGATGACAGGGGCGCAGTCCTGCGCGCCTACCCCGGTTCTGGCGAACCGCTGTCTCAACGGCCCGAATTGGCACGCACTCTTGTTCAAGCCCGCCGCGGCAACTCGGTGTGGTCGGAAAGCGAACGCGCCATCAACGGCATTACCATTTCGTTTGCCACGCCGGTGGTTGGCGAACGCGGTTCCGCGAATCGCTCGCTGGAAGTCACCGTACAGCTGGATTCGTTGCTGGGCACTCATGTGCCGTGGTGGCTCGCCGAACGCTATAGCGTGCAATTGCAATCTTTGGGCGGCGACGTGCTGGCCTCAAAGTCCGTTAGCTCCGCTGACAAATCAAGCGGCATCGAACATACGATGAGCTTTTCGCCGCCAGCCAACGGCGCCCTGCTCACCGTGTCCGCGCATGGCGACGACATCAATTTTCTTGAACTGGCGCTTGTCCTCATCATGGTTGGCTTGGCAAGCCTCACCATCGTCAATCTATGGCTGCAATCCCGGTATGCGCGCCGTCGCACTCAAGCGGAAAACGCGCTACGCGAAGAGCAGGCATTTCGTAAAGCCATGGAAGACGCCGTCACGATCGGACTGCGTGCGCGAGATCTGGAGGGCAAGACCTTGTACGTCAACGCCGCCTACTGCCGCATGGTTGGCTGGACCCGGGAAGAGATTCTTGCCAGCGGAACACCCATGCCGTGGTGGGACCCGAGGCTGGTGTCCAGAACGCTTGAACGGCACCGCGAGCAGACCATCAATCCCCAGCCGCAGTCATTCGAGACGCGCTTTCGACATCGCAGTGGCATCGAAATTGACGTACTGGTTTACGAAGCGCCCTTGCGTGACGCCCGCGGAAAACATGTGGGGTGGATCGGCTCAATGGTTGATGTCTCTGACCGCAAACGCGCAGAGGCCGAGGCTAGCCGGCAGGCCGACAAACTCCAACAGACCGGCAGGCTGATATTGATGGGCGAAATGGCATCCACCATGGCCCACGAACTGAACCAGCCACTGGGCGCGATCACCAGCTACGCAGCGGGCTGCACCAATATGCTCAGTGCCCCGGCAACGGATCAAGAGGCAGTGCTGGTTGCGCTGGACAATTTGCGGCGGCAAGCCTGCCGGGCAGGTGAAATCATCCGGCGCATCCATGATTTTGTTCGAAAGCGGGAGCCTGTGCGAGAGGTCTGTAATCTGTCAGAGATCGTCTGCGAGACTGTCTCTTTTGCGCGGGCCGACGCGCTCAGGCACAGCGTCAGCATCGAACTCGATACTCCTTTGCACGCGGTCATGGTGCGGGCAGACCGGATTCAGATTGAACAGGTCGCGCTGAACCTGATACGCAATGCGGTGGAGGCGCTGCAAACGACGACGGCCGCACGGCTGGTCACTGTTAAAGTGTCGGCCACCGCCACCACGGCCCACGTCAGCGTCAGCGATACCGGACCCGGCATCGACCCCGACTGGATTCCGAAGGTCTTTCTTCCCTTCGAAACAACAAAGCGCAATGGCATGGGAATGGGCTTGGCGATATGCCGCTCCATTCTGGAAAGCCACCAAGGACAACTCAGCCTGTCTGCCGGCCACACGGCAGGCACGACATTTCAGTTTTCCCTACCTATCGAAAAATGCGAAGCGTTGCCCCATGAGTAGCACTACTGAAGCGCGCCCGTCTGCGGGCCGCCTGTCCCCGTCTGTAGCCCCTGTTAGCGACGGGCAAGAAATCGTCCACATCGTGGATGACGACGCAGCCATGCGCGACGCGCTGGCTTGGCTGTTCCAAACGCGCAATGTGCATGCCTATCAATGGGACAGCGGCGAGGCGTTCCTGTCCGCGTGGGAACCCGCGATGCCGGGCTGCATCTTGCTCGATATCCGCATGCCCGGCATGTCCGGACTGGAAGTCTTCGATGCGCTGCTGGAGCGGCACGCGTCTCAAGCGGTCGTTTTTCTTAGCGGCCACGGAGATCTTGCCTCGGCGGTCGAAGCGCTCAAGCGTGGCGCGGCGGATTTTATTGAAAAACCCTTCAACGATAACGATGTCGTCGACCGCGTGCTGGCCGCAGGCGTGGCAGCTGCCAAGAAGCGTCAGGCGGCACAATTGGCCGAGCAGCGCGAGACGCTATTGAAGACGCTTTCCGTGCGCGAACGCGACGTTCTACGCTGCGTGCTTCAAGGCATGCTCAACAAGCAGATCGCTGACATGTTGGGAGTTTCGATGCGCATGGTGGAAGTGCATCGTGCGCGAGTCCTGGAAAAAATGGGACTGAGAAACGTCGTCGAACTAGCGAGACTGTTCGGACACGATTTCCAGAATTCATAGACGCCATGCACAGAATGGCGGGATGCTGATCGTCAGGGACGCCAGCGGCCCGCCCCTCCTCTTACTTCAACGAGTACTGTTTCTTGATCGCGGCCACTCGTGCCGGCAAGGCGGTCTTCTGAGCGGGCGTCAGGTATTGCTGGCACTGCGCAATATTGTCTTCGTCGCCGGCTAGCGTAAACCAGGCGCAGCCCTCGGGAATGTC of Achromobacter seleniivolatilans contains these proteins:
- a CDS encoding Dps family protein; the protein is MAKKLNEKTTKTLKERRKLPLATPTDLAAEATRDISAALNQLLADVFALYLKTKNFHWHVSGPHFRDYHLLLDEQGDQLFAMTDPIAERIRKIGGTTLRSIGHISRTQRISDNDADYVQPLDMLAELREDNKVLAASLREAHNVTDEHRDIASSSLIENWIDETERRTWFLFEASRQGDSTGH
- a CDS encoding FISUMP domain-containing protein yields the protein MDRNLGAERVAKHITDDPSFGNIYRWNSATAYPGNSIDTPEPWDTSVWGDDAINLKPGVLDKKEVKWSDDGWEAKNSPCPAGFSIPTKAEWEAEKILNAADAFSKLRLPMAMFRYREGYEAGRGWTQRSDGSYAPEVGYYWSRTTFGDVAFYDLNFTEKRADLGFVTTAYGLSMRCIKNRWSLFGF
- a CDS encoding TRAP transporter large permease yields the protein MSAFVIFALLIVLLLTGMPVSIALGLTVMSFLFTMTSVPMDSIALKLFTGIEKFEIMAIPFFILAGSFLTHGGVAQRMIHFASLMVGHLPGGLGLAAVLACALFASISGSSPATVAAIGSIIMPAMVKQGFPSKFGTGIVATAGGLGILLPPSIVMVMYAVATSGMLVEGPDGARVGSASIGQLFIAGVVPGLILAVMLGLTTMYRAWRLDYPRLPRATWKQRWHAFLDSVWGFMLVVIVMGGIYSGIFTPTEAAAVSAVYAFFIAVFVYKDIKLRDVRRILLESAAMSAMLLYIITNAVMFAFILTSEQIPQSIAEWMVGQGMGVVAFLLFVNVMLLVIGMVMEPSGLVLIMAPILFPVAAKLGIDPVHFGIMMVVNMEIGLCTPPVGLNLYVASSISKLGLTDVTKATFPWLVTGLAFLMLITFVPEVTLWLPRMLGW
- a CDS encoding TRAP transporter small permease, whose protein sequence is MLSRVLNRLEEDLISLLMSVAVAIIFVTVLQRYSVGLLADLVAWSRRNDYPGLGGAARSTYRTLVGVNLLWAQELCIYLFVWMAKFGAAYGVRLGIHVGVDVLVNAVSPANRRRLVIVSLLSGAIFTGIVAWIGADFTYHIYLTGQVSADLEIKMWIVYLAVPVGSSLMCFRFLQVLKNFLQGKDLPHHTHGSAASDQINSSLASTGDKA
- a CDS encoding TRAP transporter substrate-binding protein codes for the protein MRFFASIGLAASMLCAGAAYAQQPITIKFSHVVAPDTPKGRAAEKFKALAEQYTAGRVKVEIYPNSQLYKDKEELEALQLGAVQMLAPSLAKFGPLGVREFEVFDLPYLFNDTSELRKVTNGEVGKALFTKLEPKGIVGLAYWDSGFKIMTANSPMHSIDDFLGLKMRIQSSKVLESQFKALEAIPQVMAFSEVYQAMQTGVVDGSENTPSNIYTQKVHEVQKHATVSNHGYIGYAVIVNKKFWDGLPADVRTGLDRAMAESTAYANEIAQKDNEDAMQAMRDSKRITFHEFTPQERGEWMKALAKVHKQMAPRIGQDTLDAVYRDLGRNQ
- a CDS encoding sensor histidine kinase, which translates into the protein MTTFESRLKALAPVSARYPGIAALAPIAAIVLIVLLLGLLLNVITTERRNLLSEKALRDTLWVAQTLQFQLSSHEDNLQRLAADLGETQEAGLDDIFKRAKQLVRNNPEIVRIVLRDDRGAVLRAYPGSGEPLSQRPELARTLVQARRGNSVWSESERAINGITISFATPVVGERGSANRSLEVTVQLDSLLGTHVPWWLAERYSVQLQSLGGDVLASKSVSSADKSSGIEHTMSFSPPANGALLTVSAHGDDINFLELALVLIMVGLASLTIVNLWLQSRYARRRTQAENALREEQAFRKAMEDAVTIGLRARDLEGKTLYVNAAYCRMVGWTREEILASGTPMPWWDPRLVSRTLERHREQTINPQPQSFETRFRHRSGIEIDVLVYEAPLRDARGKHVGWIGSMVDVSDRKRAEAEASRQADKLQQTGRLILMGEMASTMAHELNQPLGAITSYAAGCTNMLSAPATDQEAVLVALDNLRRQACRAGEIIRRIHDFVRKREPVREVCNLSEIVCETVSFARADALRHSVSIELDTPLHAVMVRADRIQIEQVALNLIRNAVEALQTTTAARLVTVKVSATATTAHVSVSDTGPGIDPDWIPKVFLPFETTKRNGMGMGLAICRSILESHQGQLSLSAGHTAGTTFQFSLPIEKCEALPHE
- a CDS encoding response regulator transcription factor, producing MVHIVDDDAAMRDALAWLFQTRNVHAYQWDSGEAFLSAWEPAMPGCILLDIRMPGMSGLEVFDALLERHASQAVVFLSGHGDLASAVEALKRGAADFIEKPFNDNDVVDRVLAAGVAAAKKRQAAQLAEQRETLLKTLSVRERDVLRCVLQGMLNKQIADMLGVSMRMVEVHRARVLEKMGLRNVVELARLFGHDFQNS